One Diceros bicornis minor isolate mBicDic1 chromosome 11, mDicBic1.mat.cur, whole genome shotgun sequence genomic region harbors:
- the LOC131411390 gene encoding LOW QUALITY PROTEIN: serine protease 48-like (The sequence of the model RefSeq protein was modified relative to this genomic sequence to represent the inferred CDS: deleted 2 bases in 1 codon) produces MGPAGCVFLLSLLLGLSVCGRPVYLSLVVGGQDAVAGHWPWQVSLHLGQTHVCGGSLISERWILTAAHCIQSTWIPWQYTVWLRSIKIGNSNKGVKHHVSKIVIHPKFQNITADIALLKLVSRVTFTSSILPICLPSITKQLTVPGSCWMTGWGKVKESEDTDYHSTLQEAEIPIIDHQACEQLYNPISISLPEVEPVIKEDMICAGDTHKMKDSCQGDFGGPLSCQIDGVWIQIGLVSWGIGCGKSLPGVYTNVIYYQKRINTTISRAEILDTNNLDLSDFLFPIVLLSLTLLGPSCASGPNIIRRVGSVAEATGQVQGYEGNAWRISPRGRELTGESLGLWMTSLK; encoded by the exons GTCTTCCTATTGTCCCTTCTGCTGGGGCTCTCAG tATGTGGACGACCTGTATACTTAAGCCTTGTTGTGGGTGGCCAGGATGCTGTTGCGGGGCACTGGCCTTGGCAAGTCAGCCTGCACTTGGGACAGACCCATGTCTGTGGAGGTTCCCTCATCAGTGAGAGGTGGATACTGACAGCAGCACACTGCATACAATC gACCTGGATTCCTTGGCAATATACTGTGTGGCTGAGATCGATTAAAATAGGCAATTCAAATAAAGGTGTGAAGCATCATGTGTCCAAAATCGTCATCCATCccaaatttcaaaatataactGCAGACATCGCCTTGTTGAAACTGGTCTCTAGAGTCACCTTCACTTCTTCCATCCTGCCCATCTGCTTGCCCAGTATCACAAAGCAGCTGACAGTTCCAGGCTCTTGCTGGATGACTGGATGGGGAAAAGTTAAGGAAAGTGAAG ATACAGATTACCATTCCACCCTCCAGGAAGCAGAAATACCCATCATTGACCACCAGGCTTGTGAACAACTCTACAACCCAATCAGTATCTCATTGCCAGAAGTAGAGCCGGTCATCAAAGAAGACATGATTTGTGCTGGTGATACTCATAAAATGAAGGATTCTTGCCAG GGTGATTTTGGAGGGCCTCTGTCATGTCAAATTGATGGTGTATGGATCCAGATAGGATTGGTAAGCTGGGGGATAGGATGTGGTAAATCTCTGCCTGGAGTCTACACCAATGTGATTTACTACCAAAAAAGGATTAACACCACTATCTCAAGAGCTGAGATCTTGGATACCAACAATCTGGACTTATCTGACTTCCTGTTCCCTATTGTACTgctctctctgactctcctgGGACCCTCCTGTGCCTCTGGGCCTAACATT ATCAGGAGAGTAGGCAGTGTAGCTGAAGCCACTGGCCAAGTACAGGGCTACGAAGGAAATGCATGGAGAATAAGCCCCAGGGGCAGAGAACTCACAGGAGAGTCACTGGGACTCTGgatgacttcattaaaataa
- the LOC131411389 gene encoding serine protease 27-like, protein MGVSYISPFLSLVTDEEEPENLLKSICGRPAVSSGIASGREANGGQWPWQVSIRQGLFHVCAATLISERWVLTVASCFRSKDTRKYSVLVRSLQVFGRADSKMTIIPVSRIIPHPDFQENTSSAIAMAELAYPVSFSPVVLPICLPSSAVQLKNSTSCWVTGWGYSGIYQYMKPSSILKELKVPLTDLQTCSDYYQKESLLHGVKPIISEAMICSKLPAGQMDQCIGSRGDPLMCKVEDFWVLAGVVSGGIKLHPSQ, encoded by the exons ATGGGTGTCTCCtacatttctccttttctctccctagTCACAGATGAGGAGGAACCAGAAAATCTCTTGAAGTCAA TCTGTGGGCGGCCCGCAGTCTCCTCTGGCATCGCCTCAGGCAGGGAGGCCAACGGGGGGCAGTGGCCCTGGCAGGTCAGCATCCGCCAGGGCTTGTTTCACGTCTGTGCCGCCACTCTCATCTCAGAGCGGTGGGTGTTGACGGTGGCGAGCTGCTTCCG GTCTAAGGACACCAGAAAATACAGTGTATTGGTGAGGTCGCTTCAGGTCTTTGGTCGCGCAGACTCCAAAATGACGATAATACCTGTGTCCAGGATTATTCCCCACCCTGACTTCCAGGAAAACACATCTAGCGCCATCGCTATGGCAGAACTGGCCTACCCAGTTTCTTTTAGCCCTGTTGTCCTGCCCATCTGCCTCCCCTCATCTGCAGTCCAGCTGAAGAACTCAACCTCCTGCTGGGTGACTGGCTGGGGCTATTCTGGGATATACCAAT ATATGAAGCCATCTTCTATACTGAAGGAGCTAAAAGTGCCCCTCACTGATCTCCAGACATGCAGTGACTACTATCAGAAAGAAAGCTTGTTGCATGGAGTCAAGCCCATCATCAGTGAAGCTATGATCTGCTCCAAGCTCCCTGCGGGGCAGATGGATCAGTGTATA GGCAGTAGAGGAGATCCTCTGATGTGTAAAGTGGAGGATTTCTGGGTCCTGGCAGGAGTGGTGAGCGGGGGAATCAAACTGCATCCGAGCCAATGA